From Anopheles arabiensis isolate DONGOLA chromosome 3, AaraD3, whole genome shotgun sequence, a single genomic window includes:
- the LOC120904241 gene encoding protein phosphatase 1 regulatory subunit 42-like: protein MTKHKVFSKKAKTNLTHLYLNDKNMTKISNIYPTKNILVLYLHNNQLSKIEKLGAFAHLTHLYLQWNNLRKIENLEGLKNLKQLYLGYNKITRLENLGSLKKLEQLHIERQQLDGAARFEFDPECLCALANHLKVLNIKKLKLANIDALEPLWKLEILLASENNFKSTDDITPVISALYSLRVLDLQGCAAQRDVHYREKVTAAAGHKLLLLDGKMISQSTRNFIKNFQTVKLEKQRRANEKPKTADTGGGGGSKSSFESVSERSSGGGGGTVGSGGGTGGFVDPFSAVLPHQFPGNSLFQVSTRRSPACTRILRKPIKSPLLTKTMSANFCDEMAFRSNELHPATTVVMLQGKEIKAGAPPVYKDKLRAHRKIQSLPTIDH from the exons ATGACGAAACACAAAGTGTTTTCCAAAAAGGCCAAAACCAACCTAACGCATCTTTATCTGAACGATAAAAATATGACCAAAATT AGCAACATCTATCCGACGAAAAACATACTCGTCCTTTACCTGCACAACAACCAGCTGAGCAAGATCGAAAAGCTGGGCGCCTTCGCGCACCTAACGCACCTCTACCTGCAGTGGAACAATTTGCGCAAGATCGAAAACCTCGAAGGGCTGAAAAATCTCAAACAGCTCTACCTGGGCTACAACAAAATAACGCGGCTGGAAAATTTGGGCAGCCTGAAGAAGCTCGAACAGCTGCACATCGAGCGGCAGCAGTTGGACGGGGCGGCCCGGTTCGAATTTGATCCGgaatgtttgtgtgcgctCGCG AACCATCTGAAGGTgttgaacataaaaaagctGAAGCTGGCCAATATTGATGCGCTGGAGCCGCTGTGGAAGCTGGAGATACTGCTCGCCTCTGAGAACAATTTTAAATCCACCGACGATATTACGCCCGTCATTAGTGCACTTTACTCGCTGCGCGTTCTCGACCTGCAAGGCTGTGCGGCCCAGCGTGATGTGCACTATCGCGAGAAGGTTACGGCAGCGGCCGGTCACAAGCTTC TGCTCCTGGACGGTAAGATGATTTCCCAATCGACGCGCAACTTTATCAAAAACTTCCAAACCGTCAAGCTCGAGAAGCAGCGGCGCGCGAACGAGAAGCCCAAAACGGCGGAcactggcggtggtggcggctcCAAATCGTCCTTCGAAAGTGTCAGCGAACGtagcagcggtggtggtggtggtactgtGGGCAGTGGCGGCGGTACCGGTGGGTTCGTTGATCCGTTCAGTGCCGTGCTGCCGCACCAGTTCCCCGGCAACTCGCTGTTTCAGGTGTCGACGCGCCGTTCGCCGGCCTGCACGCGAATCCTTCGCAAACCGATCAAATCGCCACTGCTCACGAAAACCATGTCGGCTAACTTTTGTGACGAGATGGCATTCCGCTCGAACGAGCTACATCCGGCGACGACGGTGGTCATGCTGCAGGGCAAGGAGATAAAGGCGGGCGCCCCGCCGGTCTATAAGGATAAGTTGCGTGCCCATCGGAAGATACAATCGTTGCCCACGATCGATCACTAG
- the LOC120903655 gene encoding proteasome subunit alpha type-5 has protein sequence MFLTRSEYDRGVNTFSPEGRLFQVEYAIEAIKFGSTAIGISTPDGVVMAVEKRITSSLIEPSKMEKIVEVDRHIGCATSGLMADSRTLLDRARIECQNHWFVYNERMSVESCAQAVSNVAIQFGDGDDTDSAMSRPFGVAILFAGIENGEPQLWHMDPSGTYIRFDAKAIGSGSEGAQQNLQEYYLPTMTIKEAINLALSTLKQVMEEKLNSTNVEVMTMTPKELFRMFSKEEVEEYINNMS, from the exons ATGTTCCTGACCCGCTCCGAGTACGATCGTGGAGTGAACACCTTCTCGCCCGAGGGTCGTCTGTTCCAGGTTGAGTATGCCATCGAGGCGATCAAATTTGGCTCCACCGCCATCGGCATCAGCACTCCGGACG GTGTTGTGATGGCGGTCGAGAAACGAATCACCTCATCGCTCATTGAACCGTCGAAGATGGAAAAGATTGTGGAAGTGGACCGGCACATCGGTTGCGCCACCTCCGGACTGATGGCCGATTCGCGAACGCTGCTCGATCGGGCACGGATCGAGTGTCAGAACCATTGGTTCGTGTACAACGAGCGAATGTCGGTGGAATCGTGCGCCCAGGCAGTGTCGAACGTGGCCATCCAGTTCGGTGATGGGGACGATACGGACTCGGCCATGAGTCGACCGTTCGGTGTGGCGATACTGTTCGCCGGTATTGAGAATGGGGAGCCGCAGCTGTGGCATATGGATCCGTCCGGGACGTACATTCGGTTCGACGCGAAAGCGATCGGATCTGGTAGCGAAGGTGCACAGCAAAACTTGCAG GAATATTATCTGCCCACAATGACCATAAAGGAAGCGATCAATCTGGCCCTTAGCACGCTGAAACAGGTGATGGAAGAGAAGCTGAACTCGACGAACGTGGAAGTCATGACGATGACTCCGAAGGAACTGTTCCGAATGTTCAGCAAGGAGGAAGTGGAGGAGTACATTAACAACATGAGCTAA